In the genome of Bacteroides mediterraneensis, the window GTTCCATGTTGGGAGTTTCGTAACGCTCGTTGTACATGGTCTTCTGTGTCCAGAAAGGCAGGGAAGTGTCCTGCCATCCCATGTCGTCCACCAGGAAGAAGATGATATTCGGGCGCGGGTCGGGACGGTCGTTGGCGACGCCATTCAGCGGGGAGAGAATGGGAGCCAGTCCCAGGAGTGCGAGTAGATTTCTGTTCATGATATAGGCTTTTAGATTAGTCAGTTACGTGATACACACTAAAATTACGGATGAGAGGTTCCGCGGTACATTCTTCTACTACCAGCCGGAAGGACTGGGCTTCGACGGCAGGGAAGGATTCGATGCGCTTGTGTCCCACGGAAGAGCCTTTGGCCACGGTGGTCCACTTGCCGTTCACCTTCGCTTCCACCCGGTAGGCCCGGATGCGTTCGCCGCCGTTCAGGTCTTCCTGAATCAGGTAGTAGTTCACGGGCTGAGCCTTGTCGAGCGAGAGCGACAACCGCTTCTTTCCGGTGGCCGAAGTCGCTGCCAGCGGCTGGCCGAAGCGTCGGTTGATTTCCGCGCCCCATTCTTTCAGACGGCGTACGTCGCCCTCCGGAATCAGACCGTCGGGGTTGGGAGTGAGTCCCACCATCAGCGTGGCGTTGCGGCCCACCGATTTCTCGTACATCTCCATCAGGTTTTCCAGCGGATAGACTGCCTTGTCGTCATCGCCCGGTTCCCAGAACCATTCGTGGCGCCCGTTGTAGCCGCGCAGCGGTGTGTCGGCCATGGCAGGCACCCAGTACTTGCCGTCGGGGTCGCCGTGGGCCAGCAGCTTGTTGTGGTCGGTCACGCCGTCGGTGGCGTTGCTGTGGCTGTACGGGTAGGGGAAGCTCGACCAGCAGGGATAGCCTACGGTACCGCTTTCCGAACCTCCCCAGCGCAGGTCGGCCCGGTTCACGTTATGATAGAACAGGCAGTCGGGCTGGTATTCGTTCACGATGGGTTCCACGTCGGGACCCAAGCCTTTCGGGTCGTCGGCACCCCCGTCGAACCAAATCATGAAGAGGTCGCCGTAGCGGGTGCAGAGTTCCTTCACCATCTTTTCGCACAGTCGCTTGTACCATGCCTGGCGGTTGCGGGCAAATTCGCCTTCGCCCTCCGCCTTGAAGTTGTGGATGCCCAGCAGGGAGTTCCAGCGGATGCCGATGTAGATGCCCGGCTGCAGGCCGTACTTGCGGCAGGAGTTCACGAAGTCGCGCACGATGTCGCCTTTTCCGTCGCGCCATTTCACGGCCTTCAGGCAGTAGGGGTTCACATCGCTCTGCCACAGTCCGAAACCCGTCTCGTGGGTGGCGGTCAGGATGGCAAACTTGGCGCCGGCCGCCTTGGCCGACAGAATCCACTGGTCGGTGTCGAGGTGGTCGGGATGGAAGATGTTGTAGTCTTCAATCGGGTTGATACGGTTGTTGCCTTGTCCGTACACCTGTCCGTCGAACACGTGCAGGTCGTAGTGGAATACCACGCCCAGTTCGGCCTCGTGCCATTTCATCTGGCGGGGAGCCGGTTTCGGTCCTTCGGGTTCGGTGGTCCGGGCGTGAACGGCTGCACCGCAGGTAGCGAGCAGCATCAGTAGGGTAAAGAGTGTTTTTTTCATATTCAATGTGTCAAGTATTTTACAAACGGGTCATGGGTCTTTCCGAGCCATTGGATGAGGGTCTGGTGCAACGCATCGCAGCAGGCCGGCTGGCTTTCCGCCACGTTGTGCAGCTGGCCGGGGTCGGTGGTCCGGTCGTACAGCCAGGTCTGTGTCACTTTCCCTTTCTGCACATCCACCACATAGGTGTAGCGGGCGGTACGGATGCCGCGTCGTCCGGACGTGGGGTCGGAAGGTTCGCAGTAGTAATAAGGCTGGAAAGCGTCTTCGGGTGTCTGAATCTGTTCCTGCAGGAAATACCGGCTCCAGTCGTGCGTCTGCACGGTGGACGGAATCTCCGCCTGCCTTCCCATCAGCGAGAGCAGGGTAGGATACAAGTCGGCAAAGGCCACGGGCAGGTCGCTCCGTTGCGGATGGAGTCTGCCTTTCCAGCAGCATATCATCGGGATGCGCATGGCTTCCTCGTAGAACACGTTCTTGCCTTCCACTCCGTGTCCGCCCATGCAGACGCCGTGGTCGGACGTGAAGACGAGGAGGGTATTCTCAAACAGTCCGCAGTCTTTCAGGGCCTGTACGATGCGTCCCACCTGTTCGTCCACTCCGGTGATGCAGGCGTAGTAGTTGCGGATATTCGCCCGGAAATAATCGCCTTCGGGAGTCCCTTTCTCTGGAATAAACGGTTTCTGCCGGGCCAGTGCTTCCACGTCGAGCGAGTCGTACAGCCGTTTGTAGGCGTCGGGCACCAGCTCGTATCCCGTGTGCGGGGGATTCATGGAAACCACCAGGGCAAAGGGGCGGTCGGACTGCACGCTTTCCGTGCGGATGAACTCGATGGCGCGGTCGGCTTCGTAGGCCGGTCCCCACTGGTTCACGTAGTGGAACTCGTCTCTTCCCGCCAAGGTATCCCAGTACATCGGATGCAGGTGGTTGTCGTAGGTGCCGTAGGCCATCCACCGGTCGAAACCGTGGCGGCGTTCGGGCGGGCACCATTCGTTCCAGGCCACTGCCCCCCGGTTGTTATAGGTATCCACGTAAGGAGGATGCGGCGCGTCGAGGTGCCATTTGCCGATGTAGGCCGTGGCATATCCCGCCTGCTTCAGCACGTCGCTCCAGCAGACCGCTTCGGTGGAAAGTTCCACCCCGTAGGGCGTGTTCAGCGAGTTGCAGTTGCCCGTCACCCCGTTGGCCATGGGATACATGCCCGTCATGAGCATGGCCCGGGCGGGCGAGGATACCGGATAGCTGCTCACGGCCTCCGTGAAGAGGATGCCTTCGCTCGCCAGCTGGTCCAGATGAGGGGTCTGCACCGGCTCCTGTTGCAGGCAGCCCAGCGCATCACCCCGGAACTGGTCGGCCATGATGAAGACCAGATTGGGCCGCGAGGGGTTTCCCTGCGCGAACGCAGCCAGCGGAAGTGCGGCCAGTGCGGTGGAAGTGTAGAGTAGGTGTGTCAGTTTCATAATCGGTAAGAATGTCCCCGGAGGGTGGCAAATGAATGTCGTTCAAATGAAAAGGTGTGCCAAAGATAGGAAAAACACCTCATCCTTGGCACACCAATTTCTATAATAGATTTAAAAGAATTCTATCATTACTGGTTGGCATAGCTACCTGCTTTTACAGGCCATCCCGGATTCTGGTAAACTACGGAAGTAGAAACGTCGCCACCTTCTTCTGGAGTAGACATACGGAATACGTCGTATGACAGCGGAGAGAGGTAGTTGGCTTCTTCAAAGCAGTAGCCGTTGTACTTCTTGACCAATTCGTTCATCGCTTGCGGGCGCAGGTATTTGCTGACAGAAGCGGTGTTGGGAGCCGTATAGTTCAGTTTGCAGGCGGTGCAGGCGGCTTCGAAGCTGGTGTGGAATTCATCCCAGTAGTTCATGCCTTCTATCCAGTAGTTCTGCATCATGTCGAGTGAACGCCAGCGGTACAGGTCGTCCTTACGCATACCTTCCGCAATGAACTCGCTGCGGCGTTCGCGGCGGATGTTGTAGAGGGTCTTGTCCACCAGTTCTTTTCCGGAATAGCGTGCCAGGTCGATTTCCTTGCTCAAGTCGGTAGCCTCGATGGTCTTCTTGAAATCGGCATCTACCCCAGCGCGGTTACGCAGTTCCGTCCAGTATTTTTTGAGGGTAGCATCTTCCAGTGTGTTGTAGCGCAGGTAGTAAGCCTCGATGTAGTTCAGGTAAGCTTCTGCCGCACGGAAGATAGGCAATGCCAGCGGATAGGCACTGTTGTAAGTCACTTCGTTGTCGGCCCATCCTTTGCGAGGAATGTAGCCGGTGCTGGTCACGCGGATACCACTGGCTGCAATCAGTCCGGGATACTGGTACATGATGTCTTTTCCATTGAGGGTCATGATTTTGTCGCCGGGTTTTGCCACGGAAGTCACCAGACGCAAGTCGCGGTCTTTCATTGTGCTTTCCAGGCTCTTGTCGCCCTGATACGTGCTTTGGCTAGCATAAATTGGCAGGCCGTTGGTCATCAGATAGCTGTCCACCAGTGAGCGGGTGAAACCGGTGTTGTCGCCGTGTGAGAAAATATAAGTCTTGTCGCCCACTTCGATGGCACCATAGCCGTGGGTAGCTCCCATCACCTGGTTCTGCACCTTGGCATCTTCGCTGTACATACGCCACAACAACACTTCGCCACGCTGTCCGGACAGGTCGGTCTGGTTGTACAGGCTGGCATAGTTGGCTGTCAATGAGGAACCGTCGCCTACTTCCTTAGCCGACTTGATGGCTTCGTCCAGGAAGAATTCAATTTCCTTGTTCAAATCGGTATGGAAAGAAGCGGCATCACCCGGCCATCCCGGTCCGCCCGGAACGCGTGCCGTACCTGCATGGTATTTTTCCCAGGTAGCTTCGTACAAAGCCACGCGTGACTTGAACAGCAAGGCACATTCGCGGTTCAGACGGTGAGTGGTGAAGCTGTTTGACTTGGGATACATCAGTTTGATGGCCTGATCCAGGTCGCTCAGAATAAAGCGGGCTACTTCGTTGCGCGGCTTGCGTTTGTTGGCTTCCACATTGGCTGCATAGTCACCGTCGGTCAGCACTTCGGTCAGGATAGGGAAGTCTCCGTATGCTTTCAGGAGGCTGAAGTAGGTGTAAGCCCGGAAGAAGTACATTTCGCCGATGTAATGGTTCACGTTGGCGCCGGGGCTCAGCGTACCGTTTTTCAGGTTTTCTTCCGTACGTGCCAGAAAGAGGTTGCAGTTACGGATGGTGCTGAAGCTGCCGTAGCTGCCGGTTGCCGGCACCTGGACACGCTGAGGAAGGAAGTTGTCCACCTGGTCGATTGTCGTCATGTTGTCGCTGTTGTTGTCCGTGGTGAAGTATCCAAAGGTTCCTGTACCCGTTCCGTGGTCGGGCAGCAGACCGTACATGTTGTTGCAATAAGGTTCCAGCTGGTTTTCGGCAGTGAAGAAGTTGCCGTCTACGTTGTCGGAGATAGGCTCTTTGTCCAGAAAGTCGGCGCAAGAGGTTCCCATCAGCAAGGTAGCTGAAAATAAGAATATATATTTCAGTTTCATAATTATCGATTGTTTTTGTTAGTTTACAAAGTTACGTTTACGCCACAAGAGAGGGTACGGCTCAACGGATAAGTCATACCGTTCTGATACAATGCTTCCGGATCGAAGTTCTTGTTGATGGAAGTACCTGTCCACAAGTTGTCGCCTGAGAAGAATACTCTGACGCGTTCCAGTCCGATTTTGTGAACCCATGCTTTCGGCAGGGTATAACCGATTTGCAGGTTCTTCAGACGGATGTAAGAAGCGTTCTGTACGAACTGCGACTGGCTCTGGCGGTTCTGGTTGGAGTTCCAGAGAGGACGCGGATAGTAAGCGTTGGTGTTTGCTCCCAACGGGTCGCCTTCCGGACGGAAGAAGTCCCAGTGTTCCTTGTAACCGGTAGAAGACCATGCGTTGCCGTCTACACCCCAGAAAATCATACCACTCAACAGGTAGTCACGTTTGGCCACGCCCTGGAAGAAGATGCTCAGGTCGATTCCTTTCCATTCAGCGCCGATGTTCAAACCGAAGCGGAAACGCGGAGTCGAGTTACCGATAATCTTACGGTCGCCCGGGTTGTCTACTGTATTCTCGCCGTTGGTGATTTTTCCGTCACCGTCCAGGTCGGCATACATCATGTCACCGGCTTTCCATCCTGAAGCAGCCAGGCTGACACCCGGAATGGTGTTCTGGTCTACCTTTTCCAAGTGTGCGGCCATTTCTTCGTCTGTCTTGGCCATGCCTACTGATTCATATCCCCAGATTTCGCCCAGATACTGTCCGGTGTAATAAGTGGAGAGTGACTTGCTGGCGTTGGGGTATTCCGTAATCTTGGTACGTGAGTCAGAAAGGTTGAAGGCAACATTGTAGTTGAATTCACCGATGCGGTCCTGCCAGTTCAGCTGGAGTTCCCAACCTTTGGTACGCAAAGAAGTGTTGTTGCGTTGCGGAGCCGAAGCACCCACGATAGGAGAGATTTCCTGTGCCGGTCCTACCATGTCTTTGGTATCACGGATAAAGTAGTTGAAGTAACCGCTCAAACGGTTGTTGAAAGCGCCGAAGTCCACACCGTAGTTGTAGCTGTACACCCGTTCCCAAGTCAGCAGGGAGCTTACCAGTCCCGGAGCGCTTGCAATGTTCGACTTGTTGGCTGCATCCAGCAACCAGCGTCCACCTGCATCCGGGCTGCCCACTGTGACTGCCTGAATGGCATAAGTAGGATAGTAGGAGTTGGTGTTCTGGTTACCAAGGCTACCGTAAGAGAAGCGGGGTTTCAAGGTGTTGAACCATTTGCTCAGCGGTTCCCAGAAGGATTCGCGGGCAATGTTCCAACCTACGGAAACAGAAGGGAAGGTAGCCCAGCGGCTGTCTGCGCGGAAACGGGAAGAACCGTCGCGGCGGATGTTGAATTCAAACAGGTAACGTCCGTCGAAATCGTAGTTCAAACGGCCGAAATAACCTAATGATGACCATTCACCGCGGTATGCGCCGTTGCTCTGTGTACCGGTAGAAGTGTTGACATCCGGATTGTTGTCGTTCATCACATCGGAACGTTTGGCCCATACATTGTTGTAGCGGTAGCTTTCGCTGTTCATACCGAGCATCACTTTCAGGTTATGTTTTTCCAGGAAATTGAGGCTGTAGTCGGCATAGAGTGAAGTGGTAATCATGGTTTCACGCTGCTGTTCGCTGTAAGCCCAAGTCTTGCCGGCTGCCAGGTCGGCGTCACCACCCAGCCATTGTTCGGGAATCGGATTGTTATCTTTATCATAGAGATACACTCTGGCCACATTGTAAAGGTGTTCGTAGCTGCCTGTGCGCAGAGCCAGGTCACCGTGAATGGTCAGTCCCTTCATCGGAGTCAGAATCAGGCTACCTTGTGTGAAGTAAGTGTCGTCCTGTGTGTTGGAGCGTCCGCCCGAGGTCAGCTGCATCAGTTTCGGGTTACGGGTGTAATGACCATTGTTGTCGTAAAGCGGCATGTTGGGGTGCAGCTTGGTAGTCTCGGAGAAGAAACGGTCGCCATACAGTTTCAGGAAGGTCGGCATGCCGATGTCTTCGCGGATGAAACGGCTGTTGAATTCCAGGCGCATCCATTTGGTGATTTCCGCACTGATGCGGGCACTGGCATTGTAACGCTTCTTGTTGTCGTTGGCATAGTTCATCTGTCCGTCCTGGCTCAGGAAGGCACCTGACACGTAATACTGGATTCTTTCATTACCTCCCGACAGGCTTACGTTGTGCTCTTGTCCGAAAGCGGTCTTGTCGATGAAGTTGCGAGGCCAGTTCTGGTTGTCGTTGGAGTTCTGGTTGAACGCAAAGCAGTTGCCGTTCTGTGAAAGAGACGGGTCGGCAGTGGTGGTGATTTCACCGCGCATGTACTGCTGGATACGTTCCATGGTGATGTCCGAGAAGAAGTGTGCTTCACCGGAACCCGTGTTGTCGATGGCACGGTTGAAGTACTGTGCAAAAGTATAGGCATCCAGCATATCGGGGATGTTGGTCGGACGAGACCAGCGCAGGTTGTTGGAGTACGAAATGCTGGTCTTGCCCTGTTTTCCTTTCTTGGTAGTAACCAGGATGACACCGAACGGAGCACGCGAACCGTAGATGGCAGCGGAAGCCGCATCCATCAGGACCGAGATGTTGTCGATATCCTGCGGGTTCAACTGGTTCAGGTCGCCTGCCACGCCGTCAATCAGCACGAGGGGAGAAGCGCTGGAACCGGTACCCAGGTTACCTGTACCACGGATGTTGAAAGAAGGATTGGCATCCAGCTTACCGCCGGCATCCGGGATGCTGACGTTCAAGCCCGGAACTACACCTTGCAGGGCCTGGCCTACGGAGGTTACCGGGCGGGATTCCAGTTTCTTGTTGTCTACTGAAGCTACGGCACCGGTCAGGTTCACTTTTTTCTGTGTACCGAAACCTACCACTACCACTTCGTCGAGTGTCTGGGTGTCTTCCGACAGAGCTACCTGATAAGAGGTCTTGCCTTTCTGTACCGGAATTTCCAATGTCTGATAACCGATGTACGATACGACCAGCGTACTTCCGGCAGCCACGTTGCTGAGCTGGAAGTTTCCGTCCAGGTCGGTGATACAGCCGTTGCTCGTACCTTTAATTACTACTGACGCCCCGATGATGGGATCATTCAGCTTCTTGTCTGTAACAATTCCGGAGATGCTCATCTGTTGCGCGTGTAGCGGTAGCAGACCTGCCAGCACTGCGATGAGCAGAGTGATGAATTGTGTCTTCATAAGGTTCCTTTTTTAAGATTAAGTTATTAATTAGATGGTTAAACAAGTTGGATGATTTTCATCTTTTGCAAAGCTATGAATTTATGGATTCGGTCAAGGTGGGTAAACGTCGCATTAATGGGGGGTATTCTTCTTATCACCGCTTTTTTAGGGGTGAAATTTGTTTTTTTCACCTCCAGAAGGCGTTTTGTGGAGGATTTTTGTTTTCTTTGCATTTGTTTACTAGACTAAATCTAAAGAATGAAAAATTACACGCTCATACTTCTCTTTCTTTTGGGGTTGGCGTTCCCGTCAAAGGCACAACGGTTGCTGGAAAAAGATTTCCAGGTGCTGAACATGAACGACGGAATTGCCGACAATGACATCCATTCCATTGAAAAAGATACCGAAGGTTTTATCTGGTTCGGTACCAGCAGCGGGTTGAGCCGCTACGACGGGCAGGCATTCAAGACTTTTCGCATCACGGGAGCTCCTCATCGCACGGTAGGGAAAGTGGTCTCACTGAATAAAGATTATTTGCTGGTCCGTTCGGAGCGGACGCTGTTTCTGTTCGACAAGCAGCGGGAAAAGTTTCTCTCCCTGTGGGATGCGGAACGGAACCGGATTGTGGACTTTAGCCGTTT includes:
- a CDS encoding alpha-L-fucosidase yields the protein MKKTLFTLLMLLATCGAAVHARTTEPEGPKPAPRQMKWHEAELGVVFHYDLHVFDGQVYGQGNNRINPIEDYNIFHPDHLDTDQWILSAKAAGAKFAILTATHETGFGLWQSDVNPYCLKAVKWRDGKGDIVRDFVNSCRKYGLQPGIYIGIRWNSLLGIHNFKAEGEGEFARNRQAWYKRLCEKMVKELCTRYGDLFMIWFDGGADDPKGLGPDVEPIVNEYQPDCLFYHNVNRADLRWGGSESGTVGYPCWSSFPYPYSHSNATDGVTDHNKLLAHGDPDGKYWVPAMADTPLRGYNGRHEWFWEPGDDDKAVYPLENLMEMYEKSVGRNATLMVGLTPNPDGLIPEGDVRRLKEWGAEINRRFGQPLAATSATGKKRLSLSLDKAQPVNYYLIQEDLNGGERIRAYRVEAKVNGKWTTVAKGSSVGHKRIESFPAVEAQSFRLVVEECTAEPLIRNFSVYHVTD
- a CDS encoding sulfatase, coding for MKLTHLLYTSTALAALPLAAFAQGNPSRPNLVFIMADQFRGDALGCLQQEPVQTPHLDQLASEGILFTEAVSSYPVSSPARAMLMTGMYPMANGVTGNCNSLNTPYGVELSTEAVCWSDVLKQAGYATAYIGKWHLDAPHPPYVDTYNNRGAVAWNEWCPPERRHGFDRWMAYGTYDNHLHPMYWDTLAGRDEFHYVNQWGPAYEADRAIEFIRTESVQSDRPFALVVSMNPPHTGYELVPDAYKRLYDSLDVEALARQKPFIPEKGTPEGDYFRANIRNYYACITGVDEQVGRIVQALKDCGLFENTLLVFTSDHGVCMGGHGVEGKNVFYEEAMRIPMICCWKGRLHPQRSDLPVAFADLYPTLLSLMGRQAEIPSTVQTHDWSRYFLQEQIQTPEDAFQPYYYCEPSDPTSGRRGIRTARYTYVVDVQKGKVTQTWLYDRTTDPGQLHNVAESQPACCDALHQTLIQWLGKTHDPFVKYLTH
- a CDS encoding RagB/SusD family nutrient uptake outer membrane protein; its protein translation is MKLKYIFLFSATLLMGTSCADFLDKEPISDNVDGNFFTAENQLEPYCNNMYGLLPDHGTGTGTFGYFTTDNNSDNMTTIDQVDNFLPQRVQVPATGSYGSFSTIRNCNLFLARTEENLKNGTLSPGANVNHYIGEMYFFRAYTYFSLLKAYGDFPILTEVLTDGDYAANVEANKRKPRNEVARFILSDLDQAIKLMYPKSNSFTTHRLNRECALLFKSRVALYEATWEKYHAGTARVPGGPGWPGDAASFHTDLNKEIEFFLDEAIKSAKEVGDGSSLTANYASLYNQTDLSGQRGEVLLWRMYSEDAKVQNQVMGATHGYGAIEVGDKTYIFSHGDNTGFTRSLVDSYLMTNGLPIYASQSTYQGDKSLESTMKDRDLRLVTSVAKPGDKIMTLNGKDIMYQYPGLIAASGIRVTSTGYIPRKGWADNEVTYNSAYPLALPIFRAAEAYLNYIEAYYLRYNTLEDATLKKYWTELRNRAGVDADFKKTIEATDLSKEIDLARYSGKELVDKTLYNIRRERRSEFIAEGMRKDDLYRWRSLDMMQNYWIEGMNYWDEFHTSFEAACTACKLNYTAPNTASVSKYLRPQAMNELVKKYNGYCFEEANYLSPLSYDVFRMSTPEEGGDVSTSVVYQNPGWPVKAGSYANQ
- a CDS encoding TonB-dependent receptor; this translates as MKTQFITLLIAVLAGLLPLHAQQMSISGIVTDKKLNDPIIGASVVIKGTSNGCITDLDGNFQLSNVAAGSTLVVSYIGYQTLEIPVQKGKTSYQVALSEDTQTLDEVVVVGFGTQKKVNLTGAVASVDNKKLESRPVTSVGQALQGVVPGLNVSIPDAGGKLDANPSFNIRGTGNLGTGSSASPLVLIDGVAGDLNQLNPQDIDNISVLMDAASAAIYGSRAPFGVILVTTKKGKQGKTSISYSNNLRWSRPTNIPDMLDAYTFAQYFNRAIDNTGSGEAHFFSDITMERIQQYMRGEITTTADPSLSQNGNCFAFNQNSNDNQNWPRNFIDKTAFGQEHNVSLSGGNERIQYYVSGAFLSQDGQMNYANDNKKRYNASARISAEITKWMRLEFNSRFIREDIGMPTFLKLYGDRFFSETTKLHPNMPLYDNNGHYTRNPKLMQLTSGGRSNTQDDTYFTQGSLILTPMKGLTIHGDLALRTGSYEHLYNVARVYLYDKDNNPIPEQWLGGDADLAAGKTWAYSEQQRETMITTSLYADYSLNFLEKHNLKVMLGMNSESYRYNNVWAKRSDVMNDNNPDVNTSTGTQSNGAYRGEWSSLGYFGRLNYDFDGRYLFEFNIRRDGSSRFRADSRWATFPSVSVGWNIARESFWEPLSKWFNTLKPRFSYGSLGNQNTNSYYPTYAIQAVTVGSPDAGGRWLLDAANKSNIASAPGLVSSLLTWERVYSYNYGVDFGAFNNRLSGYFNYFIRDTKDMVGPAQEISPIVGASAPQRNNTSLRTKGWELQLNWQDRIGEFNYNVAFNLSDSRTKITEYPNASKSLSTYYTGQYLGEIWGYESVGMAKTDEEMAAHLEKVDQNTIPGVSLAASGWKAGDMMYADLDGDGKITNGENTVDNPGDRKIIGNSTPRFRFGLNIGAEWKGIDLSIFFQGVAKRDYLLSGMIFWGVDGNAWSSTGYKEHWDFFRPEGDPLGANTNAYYPRPLWNSNQNRQSQSQFVQNASYIRLKNLQIGYTLPKAWVHKIGLERVRVFFSGDNLWTGTSINKNFDPEALYQNGMTYPLSRTLSCGVNVTL